In one Pantoea vagans genomic region, the following are encoded:
- a CDS encoding Sapep family Mn(2+)-dependent dipeptidase, translated as MPASLSHQESALLTQVRQWIADHRAAFISDLAQWIAIPSISRADRAAHGAPFGPECAQILRQVLEQAEQAGFKTEQHQGYAGSVIYGEHARDIGLINHLDVVPAGDNWTFPPFALTQHGDFVIGRGVADNKGPGVLNFYLLKLIRELDIPLHHNLRIVYGLAEETNMADMAWFAEHGPVPGYSIVTDGLFPVNNAQKGQLSFTLNVAGAGVLANIVAGSASNSVPDFASVRITQADSPAVSEKLAQLQGIAATAVSIKPEKTGAFMLEARGNGGHAAFPDGTLNATQVLLAALIKLELLEDQERQLAETLVRLFASPYGESTGLSLEDAESGKLTLNAGVWYSHDADTLSIDCDIRYPVSYRGEQIVGMLQQQLAATTITLDPGWRDVAPFFLPASHPVISLLQQVWNDTTGNDDRPYAMGGVTHSKKLPNAITFGPGYRKTAANTPDFLPEGHGLPHGADETIHLPSLLEALPIYVIALIRLDSYLIAQG; from the coding sequence ATGCCCGCGTCGTTATCACATCAGGAAAGCGCGCTGTTAACGCAGGTCCGGCAATGGATCGCGGATCATCGCGCCGCATTCATCAGTGATCTGGCTCAATGGATTGCCATTCCCAGCATCAGCCGTGCCGATCGTGCTGCGCATGGCGCGCCCTTTGGCCCCGAGTGCGCACAAATTTTGCGGCAGGTTTTGGAGCAGGCAGAGCAGGCCGGTTTCAAAACCGAACAGCATCAGGGCTATGCCGGTTCGGTGATTTATGGCGAGCACGCGCGCGACATCGGGCTAATCAACCATCTTGATGTGGTGCCGGCGGGCGATAACTGGACCTTTCCGCCCTTTGCGCTGACGCAGCACGGTGATTTTGTTATTGGTCGCGGCGTGGCGGATAACAAAGGGCCCGGCGTGCTCAATTTCTATCTGTTAAAGCTGATTCGCGAACTGGATATTCCGCTGCATCACAATCTGCGCATCGTTTATGGCCTGGCGGAAGAGACCAACATGGCCGATATGGCGTGGTTTGCGGAGCACGGTCCGGTGCCCGGGTATTCGATTGTCACCGACGGCCTGTTCCCGGTGAACAATGCGCAAAAAGGGCAACTCAGCTTTACTCTCAATGTCGCCGGGGCGGGTGTGCTGGCGAATATTGTTGCCGGATCGGCCAGCAATAGTGTGCCCGATTTCGCCAGTGTGCGGATTACGCAGGCCGATTCGCCTGCCGTCAGTGAAAAGCTGGCGCAGTTGCAGGGCATCGCCGCGACCGCTGTGTCGATCAAACCTGAAAAGACGGGGGCTTTTATGCTGGAAGCGCGTGGCAACGGCGGGCATGCTGCCTTCCCCGACGGCACGCTGAATGCTACGCAGGTGCTGCTCGCGGCACTGATCAAGCTGGAGTTATTGGAGGATCAGGAACGTCAGCTGGCGGAAACACTGGTGCGGCTGTTTGCGTCACCGTATGGCGAAAGCACAGGATTAAGTCTGGAAGATGCGGAGTCCGGCAAACTGACCCTGAACGCGGGCGTCTGGTACAGTCATGACGCCGATACGCTGAGCATTGATTGTGATATCCGTTACCCGGTGTCTTACCGTGGTGAGCAAATCGTCGGCATGCTGCAACAGCAGTTAGCGGCTACCACTATTACGCTCGATCCCGGCTGGCGCGATGTCGCACCGTTCTTCCTGCCGGCATCGCACCCGGTGATATCGCTGCTGCAGCAAGTGTGGAATGACACGACCGGCAATGACGATCGACCCTATGCGATGGGCGGCGTGACCCATTCGAAGAAGCTGCCAAATGCCATTACTTTTGGGCCTGGTTACCGGAAAACGGCAGCAAATACGCCAGATTTTTTACCCGAGGGCCACGGTTTGCCGCACGGCGCCGACGAGACGATCCACCTGCCATCGCTGCTAGAGGCGTTACCGATATATGTGATCGCATTGATAAGACTGGATAGTTATCTGATAGCACAGGGATAA
- a CDS encoding type II toxin-antitoxin system RelE family toxin: MSYTVKFREEAFKEWQKLDKSLQQQFAKKLKKCCENPHIPSAKLRGIKDCYKIKLRSSGFRLVYQVIDDHLIIAVVAVGKRERSDVYNLASERMR, encoded by the coding sequence GTGAGTTATACGGTCAAATTCAGAGAAGAGGCTTTTAAAGAATGGCAGAAGCTGGACAAATCTCTTCAGCAGCAGTTTGCTAAAAAGCTGAAGAAATGTTGTGAGAATCCCCATATCCCCTCGGCAAAACTACGTGGGATTAAAGACTGCTACAAAATCAAACTGCGGTCATCCGGTTTTCGGCTGGTTTATCAGGTGATCGACGATCACCTGATCATTGCCGTAGTGGCTGTCGGTAAACGTGAGCGCAGCGATGTTTACAACCTCGCCAGTGAGAGAATGCGGTAG
- a CDS encoding type II toxin-antitoxin system Phd/YefM family antitoxin: MPHIILSDTSASVSELKKNPMATVNAGDGYPVAILNRNQPAFYCVPAELYEQMLDALDDQELTKLVYERSNQPLLDVDLDALL, translated from the coding sequence ATGCCACACATCATTTTAAGCGATACCAGTGCCAGCGTCAGTGAACTGAAAAAAAACCCGATGGCCACTGTCAATGCCGGGGACGGTTATCCCGTTGCGATTCTCAACCGCAACCAGCCTGCATTCTATTGCGTCCCGGCTGAGTTGTATGAACAGATGCTTGATGCCCTTGACGATCAGGAACTGACTAAGCTGGTCTACGAACGCAGCAATCAGCCTCTGCTTGATGTCGATCTGGATGCGCTTTTGTGA
- a CDS encoding glutathione-independent formaldehyde dehydrogenase: MKAVVYNGPFDVSVKDVPDPKIVRPTDVIVRITTTNICGSDLHMYEGRTSFEQGRIFGHENLGQVIEAGSAVERVKVGDYVCLPFNVGCGFCENCEKGLTGYCLTANPGAAGAAYGFAEMGEWDGGQAELLRVPYADFNCLVLPPDAVEKEEDYVLLSDIFPTGWHATELAGLRPGESVAIYGAGPVGLMAAHSAMIKGASQVFVVDTHPDRLALAEQLGAVAINGVGDEAVNKILELTDGRGTDCGCECVGYQCCNKHGHEDNSATLNSLVASTKATGGIGTVGVFVPQDPGGATELAKEGKVPFDFGTFWFKGQSMKTGQCNVKAYNRQLARLIHQGRANPSQIISHRLALADAPEGYKHFDDRDNGWTKVILKP, translated from the coding sequence ATGAAAGCAGTTGTCTATAACGGACCTTTTGACGTTTCAGTCAAAGACGTTCCGGATCCGAAAATCGTTCGTCCCACCGATGTCATTGTCCGTATTACCACCACCAATATCTGCGGTTCTGACTTACATATGTACGAAGGGCGAACCAGCTTCGAGCAGGGTCGCATCTTCGGCCATGAGAATCTGGGACAGGTTATTGAGGCTGGCAGCGCTGTAGAGCGCGTTAAAGTCGGTGATTATGTCTGTCTGCCCTTTAACGTCGGCTGCGGCTTCTGTGAAAATTGCGAGAAAGGGTTAACCGGTTACTGCCTGACGGCCAACCCGGGTGCGGCCGGTGCCGCCTATGGCTTTGCGGAGATGGGCGAATGGGATGGCGGACAGGCGGAGCTACTTCGCGTTCCCTATGCTGATTTTAACTGCCTGGTACTGCCGCCGGATGCGGTAGAAAAAGAAGAAGACTACGTTTTACTTTCCGACATTTTCCCCACCGGCTGGCATGCCACTGAACTGGCAGGCTTGCGCCCTGGCGAGAGTGTTGCCATTTACGGCGCAGGCCCGGTCGGCTTAATGGCTGCGCACTCGGCCATGATTAAAGGCGCATCACAGGTATTTGTGGTCGATACCCATCCGGACAGACTGGCGTTAGCCGAACAGCTTGGCGCTGTGGCAATTAATGGCGTGGGCGATGAGGCGGTCAATAAAATCCTCGAACTCACCGATGGACGCGGTACAGATTGCGGTTGCGAATGCGTGGGTTACCAATGTTGCAATAAACATGGCCACGAAGATAACTCCGCTACGCTGAACAGCCTTGTTGCATCAACTAAGGCCACGGGCGGGATTGGTACGGTAGGCGTTTTTGTTCCTCAGGATCCCGGCGGAGCAACCGAACTGGCTAAAGAGGGCAAAGTGCCGTTCGATTTTGGTACGTTCTGGTTTAAAGGTCAGTCGATGAAGACCGGCCAGTGTAACGTGAAGGCCTATAACCGCCAGCTCGCAAGGCTTATCCATCAGGGCAGAGCCAATCCGTCGCAGATCATCTCGCATCGTCTTGCACTGGCAGACGCTCCCGAAGGCTATAAGCATTTTGACGACCGGGATAATGGCTGGACAAAGGTCATTCTGAAACCCTGA
- a CDS encoding sulfonate ABC transporter substrate-binding protein translates to MKKVLLSALIIAAQAGFAFNTQAAEKPETVNIGFQKANIFALLKYRGTLDQEFKKQGIAVHWIEFPAGPQMLEGLNIGSIDLAATGDAPPTFAQAAQADLVYLGHSPANPKTEAIVVPADSPIKSVADLKGKRVALNKGSDVNYLLVTALEQAGLTYKDITPVYLPPADARAAFQRGAVDAWVIWDPYYAEVETNAHARLIKNAEGLVPHYTFYLASRKFAERYPQIASEVVDELGSLSQWANQNQEEAAKIMSTSTGLPQPIWQRALARMPFGAERMTPEVFTQQQALADTFTRIGLLPVKVDIRSATWSQDKK, encoded by the coding sequence ATGAAAAAAGTTTTACTCAGCGCTTTGATTATTGCCGCCCAGGCGGGTTTCGCGTTCAACACCCAGGCAGCAGAAAAACCCGAGACAGTGAACATCGGTTTTCAGAAAGCCAATATCTTTGCGCTGCTGAAGTATCGCGGCACGCTGGATCAGGAATTTAAAAAGCAGGGTATTGCGGTGCACTGGATTGAGTTCCCGGCCGGACCGCAGATGCTGGAGGGCTTAAACATCGGCAGTATCGATCTGGCCGCTACCGGCGACGCGCCACCGACGTTCGCGCAGGCCGCACAGGCCGATCTGGTTTATCTGGGACACTCGCCAGCTAACCCTAAAACCGAAGCGATTGTGGTGCCCGCTGACTCCCCGATCAAAAGCGTGGCGGATCTCAAAGGTAAGCGTGTGGCGCTGAACAAAGGCTCTGACGTTAACTATCTGCTGGTCACCGCGCTGGAGCAGGCAGGGCTGACCTATAAAGATATTACGCCGGTCTATCTGCCCCCTGCTGATGCGCGCGCCGCTTTCCAGCGCGGCGCGGTGGATGCCTGGGTCATCTGGGATCCCTACTACGCTGAAGTGGAAACTAATGCCCACGCGCGGCTGATTAAAAATGCCGAAGGGCTGGTGCCGCACTACACCTTCTATCTTGCCAGCCGCAAGTTCGCGGAGCGCTATCCACAAATTGCTTCTGAGGTAGTGGATGAGCTGGGTTCACTGAGTCAGTGGGCTAATCAAAATCAGGAAGAGGCCGCAAAAATCATGTCCACCTCAACCGGCCTGCCGCAGCCGATCTGGCAGCGTGCGCTGGCAAGAATGCCGTTTGGCGCGGAGCGGATGACGCCAGAAGTCTTCACCCAGCAGCAGGCGCTGGCAGATACCTTTACCCGGATTGGTCTGTTGCCGGTGAAAGTCGATATCCGCAGCGCGACGTGGTCGCAGGATAAGAAGTAG
- a CDS encoding sigma-54-dependent Fis family transcriptional regulator, giving the protein MQISSPELIDPASRAFKSVLDQLAPTDATVLIIGETGTGKEVMARYLHHHSARSRQPFLAVNCGALTESLAESELFGHEKGAFTGAQDRHRGWFEAAEGGTLLLDEIGELSPSLQVKLLRVLQEREITRVGSSRPVKVNVRVIAATNRDLAVAIRERRFREDLYYRLNVASVTLPPLRQRCEDIPVLASHFLQIYARRLGRPQLRLSDEAMTVLMNYSWPGNIRELENTLHNAVLLSKTSLVTPQQLRLSPLAGSDLPQGEEALDQFLRQQMQQSDTPLYPRVIAALVKNALELTQGNQLQAAALLGISRHTLRTQLGHLGVIKPRRGSVRQRDAAPGQQPERERELRIGYQKFGNLGILKARQSLEQQLAGQGVRVMWSEFPAGPQLLHALSNKEIDFGTTGEVPPLFAQASNSPMVYVAWEPAAPQSVALLVPNSSPVKQIGDLRGKRIAVNRGSNVHYLLLQILDEAGLALDDVRIVYAPPKYPLTPSDLNAVDAWMMWDPLLSDAENSGEFRVIADGTGRVNNHQFYLAERGFATHSGDLLQVLLSALEQTGRYIDAHRAEAAGLLSTELGISATSLMHALARRSHQTQRMNLAIIREQQTIADRFYALGLFSRAIRVRESVWHP; this is encoded by the coding sequence ATGCAGATATCCAGCCCTGAGTTAATTGACCCCGCATCGCGCGCCTTTAAAAGCGTGCTGGATCAGCTCGCGCCCACCGATGCGACGGTACTGATCATCGGTGAAACCGGCACCGGCAAAGAGGTGATGGCGCGCTATCTGCATCACCATAGCGCCCGCAGCCGGCAGCCTTTTCTGGCGGTTAACTGCGGCGCACTTACCGAGAGCCTGGCGGAGTCGGAGCTGTTTGGTCATGAGAAGGGTGCCTTTACCGGCGCACAGGACAGGCATCGTGGCTGGTTTGAGGCGGCAGAGGGCGGCACGCTGCTGCTGGATGAGATTGGTGAGCTAAGCCCGTCGCTGCAGGTGAAGCTGCTACGCGTGCTGCAGGAACGTGAAATTACCCGCGTCGGCTCGTCCAGGCCGGTAAAAGTGAATGTGCGGGTCATTGCCGCGACCAACCGGGATCTGGCGGTGGCTATCCGTGAACGGCGATTCCGGGAAGACCTCTATTACCGGCTGAATGTGGCCAGCGTCACACTGCCGCCGCTGCGCCAGCGCTGCGAAGATATCCCGGTGCTGGCCAGTCACTTCCTGCAGATCTATGCGCGCCGTCTTGGTCGTCCTCAGCTGCGCCTCAGTGATGAAGCCATGACGGTGTTGATGAACTACAGCTGGCCGGGCAACATCCGTGAACTGGAGAACACGCTGCACAACGCCGTGCTGCTTAGCAAAACCTCACTGGTCACGCCGCAGCAGCTGCGGCTAAGCCCTCTTGCGGGGAGCGACCTGCCGCAGGGAGAGGAGGCGCTGGATCAGTTTTTACGCCAGCAGATGCAGCAAAGTGATACACCGCTCTATCCCCGGGTAATTGCCGCGCTGGTAAAAAATGCGCTTGAACTCACCCAGGGTAATCAGTTACAGGCGGCCGCGCTGCTGGGTATCAGCCGACATACATTGCGCACACAGCTGGGACATCTGGGGGTGATTAAACCGCGCCGCGGTTCAGTGCGTCAGCGCGATGCTGCTCCCGGTCAGCAGCCTGAGCGGGAGCGGGAACTGCGCATTGGTTATCAGAAATTTGGCAACCTTGGCATTCTGAAAGCCCGTCAGTCGCTGGAGCAGCAGCTGGCCGGGCAGGGTGTCCGCGTCATGTGGAGTGAATTTCCTGCGGGTCCGCAGCTTCTGCATGCACTGAGCAATAAGGAGATCGACTTCGGGACCACCGGTGAAGTTCCCCCCTTGTTTGCCCAGGCCAGCAACAGTCCCATGGTCTATGTTGCCTGGGAACCTGCCGCCCCGCAGAGCGTGGCGCTGCTGGTGCCGAACAGCAGCCCGGTTAAGCAGATTGGCGATCTCAGGGGCAAACGCATCGCCGTGAATCGCGGCTCCAACGTTCACTATCTGTTGTTGCAGATTCTGGATGAGGCGGGTTTAGCGCTGGATGATGTACGCATTGTCTATGCCCCGCCTAAATATCCGCTGACGCCCAGCGATCTCAACGCGGTGGATGCCTGGATGATGTGGGATCCGTTACTCAGCGATGCGGAGAACAGCGGAGAGTTCAGGGTGATTGCGGATGGCACAGGCCGGGTCAATAACCATCAGTTTTACCTGGCTGAGCGCGGATTTGCGACGCACTCTGGCGATCTGTTACAGGTTCTGCTTAGCGCACTGGAGCAGACCGGCCGCTACATTGATGCGCATCGTGCTGAAGCTGCCGGGCTGCTCTCCACGGAACTCGGCATCTCTGCCACCTCACTGATGCACGCTTTAGCCCGGCGCAGCCATCAGACCCAGAGAATGAACCTGGCCATCATCCGGGAACAGCAGACTATCGCCGACCGCTTCTATGCGCTGGGGTTATTCAGTCGCGCCATTCGCGTACGCGAGTCGGTCTGGCATCCATAG
- the ssuD gene encoding FMNH2-dependent alkanesulfonate monooxygenase, protein MSHATQENLNLFWFLPTHGDGRYLGTTEGGRAVDLPYLQQVALAADNLGYYGVLIPTGKSCEDSWLVASALAPITKKLRYLVAVRPGLQPPSLAARMAATLDRLSGGRLLINVVTGGDPVENKGDGIFLSHEERYQVTKEFLEVYSRLLKGEKVDFEGEHIRVEGAEILFPPVQEDGPPLYFGGSSEAAIDVAANQIDTYLTWGEPVEQVAEKLAVVRQRAQENGRTLSYGIRLHVIVRETEEEAWAAADRLISHLDEETIAAAQKIFARMDSAGQARMSALHQGSRESLRIGPNLWAGVGLVRGGAGTALVGNPQQVADRIREYQALGIENFIFSGYPHLEEAHRFAELVMPLLPLAANAEKKQRSVNTGPFGETIGGDRRPAKQASAS, encoded by the coding sequence ATGAGTCATGCGACACAGGAAAACCTCAACCTCTTCTGGTTTCTGCCTACCCACGGCGACGGGCGCTATCTGGGTACTACCGAAGGCGGCAGAGCAGTCGATTTACCCTATTTACAGCAGGTTGCGCTGGCGGCAGATAATCTGGGCTACTACGGTGTGTTAATCCCGACCGGTAAAAGCTGCGAGGATTCATGGCTGGTCGCCTCGGCACTGGCACCGATCACCAAAAAGCTGCGCTATTTAGTGGCCGTGCGTCCCGGCCTGCAACCGCCCAGTCTGGCGGCGCGGATGGCGGCGACGCTGGACCGTCTCTCCGGCGGCCGGTTGCTGATCAACGTGGTCACGGGTGGTGATCCGGTAGAGAACAAAGGTGACGGCATCTTCCTGAGTCATGAAGAGCGCTATCAGGTGACCAAAGAATTTCTTGAGGTTTACTCCCGCCTGCTGAAAGGCGAGAAGGTAGACTTTGAAGGCGAACATATTCGCGTGGAAGGCGCCGAGATCCTCTTCCCGCCGGTGCAGGAAGACGGTCCGCCACTCTATTTCGGTGGCTCGTCTGAGGCCGCTATCGACGTTGCGGCGAATCAGATCGACACCTATCTGACGTGGGGCGAGCCGGTTGAACAGGTCGCGGAGAAGCTGGCGGTGGTTCGTCAGCGGGCGCAGGAGAATGGCCGCACGCTCTCTTATGGCATCCGCTTACATGTCATTGTACGTGAAACGGAAGAGGAAGCCTGGGCGGCCGCCGATCGACTGATTTCACATCTGGATGAAGAAACTATCGCCGCCGCGCAGAAAATCTTTGCCCGCATGGACTCCGCCGGTCAGGCGCGGATGAGTGCCCTGCATCAGGGGTCGCGTGAGAGCCTGCGCATCGGTCCCAATCTCTGGGCAGGCGTCGGCCTGGTGCGCGGCGGCGCAGGAACTGCGCTGGTTGGCAATCCGCAGCAGGTTGCCGATCGCATCCGGGAGTATCAGGCACTGGGCATTGAGAACTTTATCTTCTCCGGCTATCCGCATCTTGAAGAGGCACACCGCTTTGCTGAGCTGGTAATGCCGTTGTTGCCGCTGGCTGCCAACGCCGAAAAGAAACAGCGCAGCGTCAACACCGGTCCGTTTGGTGAAACCATCGGCGGCGACCGTCGCCCGGCTAAACAGGCCAGCGCCAGCTAG
- a CDS encoding FAD/NAD(P)-binding protein, giving the protein MSQQQIVIIGGGFTGTALAIHLARAGQAGLQVTVIEPRVQLAQGVAYGTTDPAHRINVPAGRMQLAGDEEGAFDRDYRSSSTFKADPQALWHDGNVYPQRGEFGRWVNAQFVHLQQHSPVKLSHLRDSAVAFKNGVVTTASGQQIHADQVVLAISHPPPDLPLLLRPLQGHPGLIANPWQRDALAQVAPDERVAIIGSGLTMSDVVASLHRQQHRGKITVFSRRGQLPRANLSGNNETYALDYSQPQSATARGWLHRVRQEVKQAAALNLPWQLVLDDIRRNGQHIWQSLSLHEQQRFLHHLRPWWDVHRYRIAPQVSQVLSQQQASGQLTLLAARLIAAESDGATLRLTLRLRGGQSHRLEVEKLIVTTGPAHNALLNSNALLRQLHGDGVIQPDPLALGIQVNALSQTLNVNGEANPGLYVAGPAARGRFGELMGLPQVAEHAESVARQLLNALSLPVSERCPGSLTY; this is encoded by the coding sequence ATGTCACAACAGCAGATTGTCATTATCGGCGGCGGGTTCACCGGCACCGCGCTGGCGATCCATCTGGCCCGCGCTGGCCAGGCGGGGTTGCAGGTGACGGTGATTGAACCTCGCGTACAGCTGGCGCAGGGCGTGGCATACGGCACCACCGATCCGGCCCACCGCATTAATGTGCCGGCCGGCAGAATGCAGCTTGCCGGTGATGAAGAGGGCGCATTTGATCGCGATTATCGTTCATCCTCCACCTTTAAAGCCGATCCGCAGGCGCTGTGGCATGACGGTAATGTCTACCCGCAGCGCGGTGAGTTTGGACGCTGGGTCAATGCGCAGTTTGTTCATCTTCAGCAGCACTCACCGGTGAAACTGAGCCATCTGCGTGACAGTGCGGTTGCCTTTAAGAATGGCGTGGTGACCACGGCCTCCGGGCAGCAGATTCATGCCGATCAGGTAGTGCTGGCGATCAGCCATCCCCCGCCCGATCTGCCTCTTCTGCTGAGGCCGCTACAGGGCCATCCGGGCTTGATTGCCAATCCCTGGCAGCGCGACGCACTGGCGCAGGTCGCCCCTGACGAACGGGTGGCGATTATCGGTTCAGGGCTGACCATGTCCGATGTGGTGGCGTCGCTGCATCGTCAGCAGCACCGTGGAAAGATTACCGTCTTCTCACGTCGTGGCCAGCTGCCGCGTGCCAACCTGAGTGGCAACAATGAGACCTACGCTCTGGATTACAGTCAGCCGCAATCCGCCACCGCGCGCGGCTGGCTACATCGGGTGCGACAGGAGGTTAAACAGGCGGCGGCGCTGAATCTGCCCTGGCAGCTGGTGCTGGATGATATTCGCCGTAACGGTCAGCACATCTGGCAGAGTCTGTCGCTGCACGAGCAGCAGCGCTTTCTGCATCATCTGCGCCCCTGGTGGGATGTTCACCGCTACCGGATTGCGCCGCAGGTGAGCCAGGTTCTCAGCCAGCAGCAGGCCAGCGGTCAGCTGACACTGCTGGCGGCGCGCCTTATCGCCGCTGAATCGGATGGCGCAACGCTCCGGCTGACGCTGCGCCTGCGTGGTGGGCAATCACACAGGCTGGAGGTGGAGAAACTCATTGTCACCACCGGCCCTGCACACAACGCGCTGCTTAACAGCAATGCGCTGCTGCGTCAGCTCCATGGCGATGGCGTTATCCAGCCTGACCCGCTGGCGCTGGGGATCCAGGTTAATGCGCTGTCTCAGACGCTGAATGTGAACGGTGAAGCAAATCCCGGACTGTATGTCGCCGGGCCTGCCGCACGGGGTCGCTTTGGCGAGCTGATGGGATTGCCGCAGGTGGCGGAACATGCTGAGTCTGTTGCACGGCAACTGTTGAATGCCCTGTCGCTGCCTGTCAGCGAGCGATGTCCCGGCTCACTCACCTACTGA
- a CDS encoding LLM class flavin-dependent oxidoreductase: MSSQREIRLNAFDMNCVGHQSPGLWAHPRDRSWQYKDLAYWTDLARLLERGKFDGLFIADVLGVYDVLNGNNHAAIRQATQVPVNDPLALITPMAMVTEHLGFGLTASLSFEHPYPFARRISTLDHLTKGRIGWNIVTSYLESGARNIGHQAQTDHDARYDYADEYLQVIYKLLEGSWEDDAVLRDRERHIFSDPNKIHPINHQGTFFQVPGIHLCEPSPQRTPVLYQAGASSRGKAFAAEHAECVFVAAPSKVLLKKTVADIRHRAAEAGRDPRSILIFNLQTVIVGETDLAAQAKWQEYKSYVSYEGALALISGWTGIDFGQYQPDQVLKHLHTNAIQSAVETFSTADPNRQWTVQGLAGWVGIGGFGPLLVGSAETVADELQSWVEETDVDGFNLAYAVTHETFTDVVELLVPELQKRGVYKQDYQPGTLREKLFGQGPRLALPHPGAGYRRISGAEQWTESVEAS; encoded by the coding sequence ATGTCATCGCAACGTGAAATTCGCCTGAATGCTTTCGATATGAACTGTGTGGGTCATCAGTCACCCGGCTTGTGGGCGCATCCCCGCGACCGCTCATGGCAGTACAAAGACCTGGCGTACTGGACCGATTTAGCGCGTCTGCTGGAGCGCGGTAAGTTTGATGGGCTGTTTATTGCTGACGTGCTGGGTGTCTATGACGTGCTCAATGGTAATAACCATGCTGCCATCCGTCAGGCTACACAGGTACCGGTAAACGATCCGCTGGCGTTAATCACGCCGATGGCCATGGTGACGGAACACCTGGGCTTTGGCCTGACCGCCTCGCTGTCGTTTGAACACCCCTACCCGTTTGCGCGTCGGATCTCGACCCTGGATCATCTGACCAAAGGCCGTATTGGCTGGAATATTGTCACCTCCTACCTGGAAAGTGGTGCGCGCAATATCGGGCATCAGGCTCAGACCGACCACGATGCGCGCTACGACTACGCCGATGAGTATCTGCAGGTTATCTATAAGCTGCTTGAAGGAAGCTGGGAAGACGACGCTGTCCTGCGCGATCGTGAACGTCATATTTTCAGCGACCCCAACAAAATCCATCCGATTAACCATCAGGGAACGTTTTTCCAGGTGCCGGGCATTCATCTTTGCGAGCCGTCACCGCAGCGCACACCGGTGCTATACCAGGCCGGTGCCTCCAGCCGCGGTAAAGCCTTTGCAGCGGAGCATGCTGAATGTGTATTTGTCGCGGCACCGTCGAAAGTACTGCTGAAGAAAACTGTGGCAGATATTCGCCACAGGGCCGCTGAGGCGGGACGCGACCCGCGTTCCATCCTGATCTTCAATCTGCAGACGGTGATTGTGGGTGAAACTGACCTGGCGGCGCAGGCGAAATGGCAGGAGTACAAAAGCTATGTCAGTTACGAAGGCGCGCTGGCGCTGATTTCGGGCTGGACCGGTATCGACTTCGGGCAATATCAGCCTGACCAGGTACTGAAGCATCTGCATACCAACGCGATCCAGTCGGCGGTCGAAACCTTCTCAACAGCCGATCCCAATCGTCAGTGGACGGTGCAGGGGCTGGCTGGCTGGGTGGGCATTGGCGGTTTTGGCCCGTTGCTGGTGGGCAGCGCCGAAACCGTAGCGGATGAACTGCAGAGCTGGGTTGAAGAGACCGACGTTGACGGGTTTAACCTCGCCTACGCCGTGACCCATGAAACCTTTACTGACGTGGTGGAACTGCTGGTGCCGGAACTGCAAAAGCGCGGCGTTTACAAGCAGGACTATCAACCCGGCACGCTGCGTGAGAAGTTGTTCGGACAGGGCCCGCGGCTGGCGTTGCCACATCCGGGTGCCGGTTATCGCCGTATCTCCGGCGCGGAGCAGTGGACAGAAAGCGTGGAGGCCTCATGA